One window from the genome of Hydra vulgaris chromosome 02, alternate assembly HydraT2T_AEP encodes:
- the LOC136077140 gene encoding uncharacterized protein LOC136077140, whose protein sequence is MHKLSKDSSLPSFRPIISTIGTYNYKLAKHLSDLLTPYLPKHYTTFDSFSFVEDLKQVDVTNKFIVSYDVENLFTNIPLNETINIATELFFKDETRSKYFFKTHFKKLLQISTSGSHFLFNGKFYDQLDGIAMGSPLAPILANMFIGFHEQTWVNNCSSSTPIFYKRFVDDIIAIFNSEFEAQEFFKHLNRQHKNLRFTMEKEKDNQIPFLDVLINKSNSLSTSVYHKKTYTGLLQNFFSFAPSCYKTGLIRCLIDRTYKINNTWFGFDKDIKNLSLVLKNNQFPQKVIDTEIKLYVEKKINPPVINTVDNINIRYFKLPFIGFYSNFTKTKIDKIIKKYCKNVIIKFIFTTDKLKNNFCIKDPLPKMLKSNVVYKFSCAGCNASYIGETSRHLTTRINEHLTMPSSMSLSDVEILLHSVL, encoded by the exons ATGCACAAACTTAGTAAAGATTCTTCTCTACCATCTTTTCGACCAATTATTTCAACAATTGgtacatataattataaacttgcTAAACATCTTTCAGATTTATTAACTCCATATTTACCAAAACATTATACCACTTTTGACTCATTTTCATTCGTTGAAGATTTAAAACAAGTTGACGTAACTAACAAATTTATAGTTTCTTATGATGTTGAAAACTTATTTACTAACATTCCACTTAATGAAACTATAAATATAGcaacagaattattttttaaagatgaaactcgctcaaaatatttttttaaaactcatttcaaaaaattacttcaaatttCAACGTCAGGTTCTCATTTCTTATTTAACGgaaaattttatgatcaattagATGGCATTGCAATGGGTTCTCCTTTAGCACCAATTTTAGCTAATATGTTTATCGGTTTTCATGAACAAACGTGGGTTAATAATTGCTCATCCTCCAcaccaattttttataaacgttttgTGGATGACataatagcaatttttaattcagaGTTTGAAGCGCAAGAATTCTTTAAACATCTCAATAGACAACACAAAAACTTAAGATTTActatggaaaaagaaaaagacaacCAAATTCCATTTTTGGATGTTCTTATTAATAAGTCTAATTCACTCTCTACATcagtttatcacaaaaaaacatacacgggtcttttacaaaatttctttagttttgcCCCTTCATGTTACAAAACTGGTCTTATACGTTGCTTGATTGATCgaacatataaaattaacaacacgTGGTTTGGATTTGATAaggatataaaaaatctttctttagttttaaaaaataatcaatttccGCAAAAAGTTATCGAcactgaaattaaattatatgttgaaaagaaaattaatccacctgttataaatactgttgataatattaatataagatattttaagCTTCCATTTATTGGATTTTACTCAAACttcactaaaactaaaattgataaaattattaaaaagtattgtaaaaatgtaataatcaaatttatattcacaaccgataaattaaaaaacaatttttgcataaaagatCCACTTCCTAAGATGCTTAAATCTAACGTTGTCTACAAATTTTCTTGTGCTGGCTGTAACGCcagttatattggagaaacctcCAGACATTTGACAACACGGATTAATGAGCACCTTACGA tgCCATCAAGTATGTCTTTAAGTGATGTAGAGATTCTTCTTCACagtgttttgtaa